Within the Stenotrophomonas maltophilia genome, the region CGCTGAAGGGGTATTCGTTGACCCTGCCGATCACCGATCCGGCCATGGCTCCGACCTCGACCATCCTCGATGAGAGCTACAAGGTTGCTGTAACCCGCTTCGACAACCGCATCCGTGTCGGTGGCATGGCCGAAGTGGCCGGTTTCGACCTGTCGCTGTCACCGCGTCGCCGCGAGACCCTGGAGCTGGTGGTTCGTGACCTTTACCCGAAGGGCGGGGACCTGTCGCGCGCGCAGTTCTGGACCGGCCTGCGCCCGGCCACGCCGGATGGCACGCCGGTGATCGGCGCCACGCCCTTCCGCAACCTGTATCTCAACACCGGTCACGGCACCCTGGGCTGGACCATGGCGTGTGGTTCAGGTCGCTACCTGGCCGACCTGATGAGTGCACGCCAGCCACAGATCAGCACTGAAGGCCTGGACATCTTCCGCTACGGCCAGTTCGGCCATGCCCCGCAACACGAGAGCCGCACATGCGTCCTGCCCGCGCGCTGATCGATCTGCACGCGCTGCGCAGCAACTACCGGCTGGCCCGCGAGCTGGGGGGCGGCAAGGCGCTGGCGATCATCAAGGCCGATGCCTATGGCCATGGCGCCGTGCGCTGCGCGCAGGCCCTGGAAGACGAGGCCGACGGCTTCGGGGTGGCGACCATCGAAGAGGCGCTGGAGCTGCGCAAGGCCGGTATCCGCGCGCCCATCCTGCTGTTGGAAGGCATTTTCGAAGCCAGCGAGATGGCGCTGGTGGCCGAGCATTCGCTGTGGTTCTCGGTCGGCTCGCCGTGGCAGCTGGAAGCGCTGGCTGCCTTCGACAGCCCGCATCCGTTGACGGTCTGGCTGAAGCTGGACAGCGGCATGCATCGCCTGGGTCTGGACGTGGAGACCTTCCGCGCCGCACACGCGCGCCTGCAGGCGATGCCGCAGGTGGAGCGGATCGTGCTGATGACCCATCTGGCGCGTGCCGATGAACTGGACAGCGAACGTACCCACGAGCAGGCCGCCACCTTCGCGCGTGCAATCGAGGGCCTGCAGGGTGAGACCAGCGTGTGCAATTCGCCGGCCCTGCTTGGGTGGCCCGACGTGCGCAGCGACTGGGTGCGCCCGGGGCTCATGCTGTACGGCGCCAACCCGATGCCGGACGACACGGATCTGACCGCGCGGCTGCGCCCGGTGATGACCATGCAGTCCAAGGTGATTGCCGAGCGCTGGATCGAAGCCGGTGAGCCGGTGGGATATGGCGCGCGCTTCGTGGCCAAGGCGCGTACACGCGTGGGCGTGGTGGCCCTGGGCTATGCCGACGGCTATCCCCAGTTCGCGCCGAACGGCACCCCGGTACTGATCGACGACCAGCCTGGCGTGCTGATCGGTCGGGTTTCGATGGACATGCTGACGGTGGACCTGACCGCACATGCACAGGCCGGCGTTGGCAGTGTGGTGGAACTGTGGGGGCAGGCCCCGACGCTTTCGGAACTGGCGCCACGTTGCGGGGTGAGCGCCTACCAGCTGCCCTGCGCGGTCAAGCGGGTCGCCCGCGTCTACCGCGATTGATGCGCCGCCGGGCATGGCCCGGCGCTACCGGATGTCCAAAGCGCCATGCCCGGCGGGTGTCGGAAATGCACAGGTAGCGCCGGGCCATGCCCGGCGGGTGCCGGTCAACGCGCGGCGGTGGCCTGGGCGGTCAACTGCCGCTTCACCCAGTCATCGATCAGCCGCTTCTCGTAGCGCAGCGGATCGCTGTCGCTGCGCAGCCCGAGGGTGTGCAGGTAGCCGGTATCGGTCAGCTTGGCCTCGCCCTCGTCGACGATGCGGCCGCTGGCGTCCTTCAGCGTGTACTGCAGGGTGATGCGCGGCGGATAGATGTCGCGCATCACGCGTATGTCATTGGCGCGCGGGCCATGCCACGGTTCGTAGTCGCCCGCGCGCTTGATGTCGACCAGGGTGATGTCCAACGTCTGCCCGGCCTGCAGCGGCTTGGCGGCGCTGGTCTGCAGGTAGCGCGCCAGCTGCTGCACCCAGTCGCCGCGTTCGGCCTCGAAGCGGTTGTGGCTCTGGCGGATCTCGGTGAATGTCGCCGGATCGTTCCACTGCACGTTGACCGGGCCGTCGGCCTGCAGCGTGCGCGGCGCATCCGGGCTGGTGACGGTGCGCGGCGCGGCGTTCGCAGCACCCGCGGCAAGGGCCGCGGCCAGCAGCAGGGTGGCGGACAGAGAGCGGTTCATGGCGGTCTCCTGCGTCCCCGGAATGGGGGCGGATGTTGATCTCGCATCGAGTGTGATCCTGCCGGCGGGGCCCAGCAATGGCCGAATGCGTCAACAGCGTCGGCGGTTGTCGCCAATTCATGGTCGTCAACCATGACTGACGGCGCTTGACGCTGTGAATACGTCCTTTGGAAGATGCTGTGCCTCCATCCGGTACGCCCCAGACGCCCTTGTCCACACTGCCGCCCCTCGCGGAGCGCCCGCCCTTGATGGTTCCGGCGCCCGAACCCGACCTGCATCGCGGTGTGCTTGAACGCATCAACGCCGGCTTTTGTGTGATCCAGGTCATGTTCGACGCCGATCGCGCAGTGGATTACCGCTTCCTTGAGGTGAATGACGCTTTCGAGCGCCACACCGGTCTCAAGGACGCCCGCGGCAAGTGCATGAGCGCGCTGGAACCGAACCACGAGAGCGACTGGTACCGCATCTACGGCGAGGTGGCGCGCAGCGGACGGCCGGCGCAGTTCGAGATGGAAGCGCGGGCGCTGGGGCGCTCGTTCGCGGTGGACGCGGTCCGTGTGGGCCGCCCCGGCGAGGACAAGGTCGGCATCCTGTTCTTCGACATCACCGCACGCAAGCAGATGGAGCTGGAGCTGGGCGAGAGCGAGGCCCGGTTCAGCGCGTTGGCCGATGGCCTGCCGATGCCGGTCTGGGTGCTGGATGAGCGCGGACATGCGCGCTTCGTCAACAGCGCCTTCAGTGAGTTCTTTGGTGGCGACGAGACGCGTGTGCCGGAGGATGTCTGGCGCGGCCTGGTGCATCCGGATGATGCGTCGGTGTTCGAGTACGAACTGCAGGAAGCTTTGAAGGCGCAACGCTCCATGCATGCCCTCGTCCGCGCACGGCGTGCGGACGGACAGTGGCGATGGCTGGAAATGAACGCGCGTCCGCGATTCTCGCGGATGGGTCGATTCATCGGCCTGGCCGGCAGCAGTCCGGACGTGACCGAGCGCCGCGAGATCGAACTGGCCCGTGAAGAGCTGCTGCAGTCCGAGCGCGCCGCACGCAGTGCCGCCGAGAACATGGCGCGCCTGAAGGATGAATTCCTGGCGACCCTGTCGCACGAACTGCGCACGCCGCTGACCACCATCCTTGGCTGGAGCGAGCTGTTGCTGCAGCGTGTCGACAACACCAGCCCGCTGTACAAGGGGCTGGGCGTGATCGCCAACAGCGCCGGTGCACAGAAGCGGCTGATCTCGGACATGCTCGACCTCAGCAGCATGCTGCTGGGCAAGGTGCAGCTGGAAGTGGAAGTACTGGACCTGCGCGAACTGCTGGGCGAGGCGATCGGTGCGCAGGAGCTGGTGGCCGAGGGCAAGGCACTGGACGTGCAGTTGCGGCTGCCTGAGCAGCCGAGCCTGGTGCTCGGGGATGCGACGCGGTTGCAGCAGGTGTTCTGGAACCTGTTGTCGAACGCCATCAAGTTCACGCCGGCCGAGGGCCGCATCGAGATGCAGCTGCGGGCCGACGGCAAGCACTGGGAGGTTACCGTGCGCGATACCGGTGATGGTATTGCTCCGGAGTTCCTCAATCATCTGTTCAGCCGCTTCCGGCAGGCCGACGGCACCACCACCCGCCGCCATGGTGGGCTCGGCCTGGGCCTGGCGATCGTGCAGCAGCTGGTCGAGCTTCACGGCGGCACGGTCACTGCGGCCAGCGAAGGCCATGGCCACGGTGCCACGTTCACCGTACGCCTGCCGCAGCATCTGCCCGATGCCGAGCGGCGGCCGCTGCGCGAGGTGATCAGCGGGCCGATTCTGGAGCCGGTGGTCGTCGAGCCCTATCCGCTGCGGGGCATGCACGTACTGGCCGTGGAAGACCAGCCGGAAGTGCTGGAGTACCTGCGGCGCATGCTGGAAGAGCAGGGCGCGACGGTGTCAGCTGCCAGTTCGGCCGGCGAAGCGTTGGCGCTGCTGGCCGATGCCGGCCACCTGCAGTACCACGTGATGCTGACCGACATCGGCATGCCGGGTATGGATGGTTATGGGTTGGTGCGCACCCTGCGCGAAGACATGGGCGTGGATGCGGCGACCCTGCCGGCGGTGGCCGTGACCGCGCTGGCGCGTGCGGATGACCGTCGGCGCGCGCTGGCCTCGGGCTTCCAGGAGCATGTGGCCAAGCCGTACTCGGTGGCCCAGCTGGTGGCTGCGGTGCGCAAGGTGCAGGTGCCGCGCGCCGACAGCGCGCTGCACTGAGCATTCACGGTGGATCGGCGACGCTGCACGCAGGAGGTTCTCCGATGTCCCGTATTGCTCCACGCATCCATACCGACCCGGCCCAGATCGCGCGCCTGGAGGCCCTGCTGCCGCAGCTCGACGGCGAAACGCAGGTCGAACTGACACTGCTTGATGGCCGCCGCCTGCTGGGCACGGTCGCCGTGCGCCCAACGGTGCAGCAGTACCGCAACGACGCCGGCGATGAAGGCAGCAACGGCCAGCTGCGCCTGGACGACTACGACACGCCGGTGCAGCAGCATCACGTCTGGCTCGACGAGATCGCCAGCATCCGCCAGCTGCCACCCAGAACGACGTGATCCGGCAGGGGGCCGGGCTCACGCCCGGCTGCGGTCCGCACGCCCGGGCCTCGGCTCGGGCGCGACTGGCACGTCAGTGCTCGAACACCGTCGGGGTTGCCTCGAACCGCCGGGCATAGGCGCGCTCCTCCGCCACCCGCGCCACCTCGTCGTCGGCCAGGTCCGGTGCGCCGTATACCGCGTATGCCACGCTGCCATCGGCGCCGTGGCCGACCTGGTGCAGCCGGTAGCGTGAATGTCCACCGCCGGTGTCCTCGGGGTAGTGCACGGGAGGATGGCTGCCTTCCAGGTCCATTTCGCTGTTGTCGACCACGCCACCGACGAACAAGGCACGCATGCGGATTCTCCTGCTGGAAGTCTCGGGGGACCTCTACCCTGAAGGGTCCGATGTTGCTGGGGCATCAATGCCCCGTTGAAGTTTCGCAAAGTGGCCTGCCGGGCCGGACCGCGCGAGCCGGTACAATGGACGGCCCTCACGCTTCAAGTAACCGCGCCGATGGCCGCCAGCGACGACGCCCCCCTGCAGACCCTGCTCCTGCCGTTCTCCCAGGGCGCGCTGCGCTGGCCGGACGGGCCGGCTGCGTTCCTGCGTGCCCGCGACGGCTGGCCACTGCGTGAGCAGGCCGGCGGGCGCGAGGTGCACTGCGAGCAGAGTTTTGCGCCGTTCGCGCAGCCCCTGCAGCAGGCCGCCGGCTGGACCGTCAGCGGCCAGCTTGACGATGTCGCGGGCCGGGGCCGCTACCCGCTGGTGCTGGTGCTGCCGCCGCGCCAGCGCGAGGAGGCCCGCGCGCTGTTCGCCCGTGCCCTGGCATTGGCCGCAGAAGGGGGCCGCATCGTCGCCTGCCAGTCCAACAACGAGGGCGCGCGCTCCGGCGAAGGCGACCTCAAGCAGCTGGCCGGCCTCGGCGGCAGCCTGACCAAGAACCATTGCCGGGTGTACTGGACCCCGCCACTGCAGGGCCAGCACGATGCCGACCTGGCCAAGCGCTGGAGCGCGCTGGATGCGGTGCGGCCGATCGTGGGTGGCCGCTTCCTCAGCCGCCCGGGCGTGTTCGCCTGGGACCGCATCGACCCGGCTTCGGCGCTGCTGGCCGAGCACCTTCCGGCCGATCTGGCCGGACGCGCGGCCGACCTCGGGGCCGGCTATGGCTACCTGTCGCGCGAGCTGCTGGAGCGTTGCCCGAAGATCACCGCGCTGGATCTGTACGAAGCCGAGCAGCGGGCCCTGGCACTGGCCGAGCTGAATCTTGCACCACCGCCGCGCCCGCTGCCGCTGCGCTTCCTGTGGCGGGACGTCACCGCCGGCATCGAGCCGGGGTACGACGTCATCATCAGCAATCCGCCGTTCCATACCCCGTCGCGCGCGGACCGGCCGGATATCGGCCAGCGCTTCATCGCCGTGGCGGCGCAGGCGCTGCGCCCGGGTGGTCGCCTGTACGTGGTGGCCAACCGCCACCTGCCGTACGAACACACGCTCAACGACAGCTTCGGCGCGGTGCGCGTGGTCGCCGAGCGTGACGGGTTCAAGCTGGTCGAAGCGGTAAAGGGGAAGGGCCGATGAAGCTGGTCAAGCACATCGCCAACCTGGGCTATGGCAGCCGCAAGCAGGTGCAGTGGATGTTCCGCGAAGGCCGTATCACCGACGCCGACGGCGAGGTGCTGTATGCCGACGACCAGGTGCCGCACGAGGCCGTGCGGGTCGACGGCGAGCCGCTGGATCCGCCGCCGGGGTTGTCGATCGCGCTGCACAAGCCGGCCGGCTACACCTGCTCGACCAAGGACACCGGCCGCCTGATCTACGATCTGCTGCCGCCGCGTTTCCGCGACCGCGACCCGGTGCTGTCCACGGTCGGCCGGCTGGACCGCGACACCAGCGGCCTGCTGCTGCTGACCGACGATGGCGGCCTGCTGCACCGGATCATCTCGCCGAAGTCGAAACTGCCCAAGATCTACGAGGTGGAGCTGGCCCAAGACCTGCGCGGCGACGAAGTGGCCCTGTTCGCCAGCGGCACGCTGATGCTGGAGTCGGAGAAGACCGCCCTGCTGCCGGCTGAACTGGAGGTGCTGGGTCCACGCAAGGCGCGCCTGGTACTGCATGAAGGCCGCTACCATCAGGTGCGCCGCATGTTCGCCGCTACCGGCAACCATGTGCAGGCACTGCACCGCAGCCGCGTCGGTGGCCTGGACCTGGAGGGGCTGGCCGAGGGGCAATGGCGGCTGCTGACCTCCACCGACCTGGATACGCTGTTCGCTCCATGACTGTCATCGCTGCGCTGCCGTTTCTTCCCGACGCCGTCATCTTCGACATGGACGGCCTGATGATCGACAGCGAGCGGGTGTCCATCGCCTGTTGGTGTGAGGCTGCCGAAGCGTTCGGCCTGCCGCTGGATGCATCCTTCTTCGTGCGCATGGTCGGCCTTGGCGATCGCGACAGCCAATCGCTGCTGCGCCAGCAGGGCGTGGAGGACAGCGTGATCGAGGCGATGGCGCTGCGCTGCCATGATCTGTATGAGCAACGCACGCAGACCGGCCTGCCTCTGCGGCCGGGCATCCTGGAGCTGCTGGAACTGCTGAAGGCGCATGCGATTCCGCGTGCGGTGGCGACCACCACGCGTCAGCCGCGGGCCAACCGCAAGCTGGGCGCTGCCGGTCTGCTGCCGTACTTCGATGCAGTGATCACCAGTGGCGACGTGGCGCGGCCGAAGCCGGCGCCGGACATCTACCTGCTGGCCGCACAGCGGCTGGGGCAGGCGCCGGAGCGCTGCCTGGCGCTGGAGGACTCACCTGCGGGGACCCGTGCGGCGTTGGCCGCAGGCATGACCGTGATCCAGGTGCCGGACCTGGTGCATCCCGATGAGGAACTGCGCGCGCTCGGCCATCGCATCGTCGGCTCGCTGCGCGACGCGCACGCCCTGCTGCTGCCGCTGCTGCCGCGCCCGGCGTAGGCGCGCGCTGCCTTTGCGCCGGGCATGGCCCGGCGCTACCAGAGGCGGTGCTGCCGACTACGCGGTAGCGCCGGGCCATGCCCGGCGACCGTGCAGGCCAATGGCGGGCGATCAGACCCGACCGAACACCAGGGCCGCGTTGGTGCCGCCGAAGCCGAAACTGTTGGACATCACCGTGTCCAGCACCTGTGCGCGGCTTTCGCGCAGGATCGGGAAGCCTTCCACCGCCGGGTCCAGCTCGCTGATGTTGGCCGAGCCGGCAACAAAGCCATCGCGCATCATCAGCAGGCAGTAGATGGCTTCGTGCACGCTGGCCGCGCCCAGCGAATGGCCGGACAGCGCCTTGGTCGAGGACAGCGGCGGCACGGCCTCGCCGAACACCTCGCGGATCGCGTTGAGTTCGGTGACATCGCCCAGCGGGGTCGAGGTACCGTGCGTGTTGAGGTAGTCCAGCGGGCGGTCCACGTTCTGCAATGCCATCTTCATGCAGCGCACCGCGCCCTCGCCGGACGGTGCCACCATGTCCGCACCATCGGATGTCACGCCATAACCGATCAGCTCGGCATAAATGCGTGCGCCGCGCGCAACCGCATGATCGTAGTCTTCCAGCACCAGCATGCCGCCACCACCGGCGATGACGAAGCCGTCGCGGTCCTTGTCGTAGGGGCGCGACGCGCTGGCCGGGGTGTCGTTGAAACTGGTCGACAGCGCGCCCATCGCATCGAACATCACGCTCATCGACCAGTGCAGGTCTTCACCACCGCCGGCGAACATGATGTCCTGCGCGCCGTGCCGGATCATGTCCGCGGCGGCGCCGATGCAGTGCGCCGACGTCGCGCAGGCCGCCGACAGCGAGTAGCTCACGCCCTTGATCTGGAACGCGGTGGCCAGGCACGCCGACACGGTGGAGCACATCGTGCGCGGCACCATGTACGGGCCGACCTTGCGCACGCCACGTGCACGCAGCAGATCGACCGCGCCGATCTGCCACTCGCTGGAGCCGCCGCCGGAGCCGGCGATCAGGCCGGTGCGCAGGCCACTGACCTGCGCCTCGTCCAGCCCGGCATCGGCGATGGCATCGCGCATGGCGATGTAGGCGAACGCTGCTGCATCGCTCATGAAGCGCTTCTGCTTGCGGTCGATCAGGGCGTCCAGGTCGAGGTCGACACGACCGCCGATCTGGCTGCGCAGGCCCGCTTCGGCGTGGTCGGCCAATGCGGTGATGCCGGCACGCCCCTCGCGCAGTGCGGAAGAGACGGTATCCAGATCATTGCCGAGGCAGGACGTGATGCCCATGCCGGTGATGACGACACGACGCATCAGAAGCTCCCGGTTTCAGTGAACAGGCCCACGCGCAGGTCGCGAGCGTTGTAGATCTCGCGATCGTCCACATACATGCGGGCGTCGGACTGGGCCATCACCAGCTTGCGGTTGATGACGCGCGTGATGTCGATCTCGTAGCGCACGCGCTTGGCGTCCGGCAGTACCTGGCCGGTGAACTTGACCTCGCCGCAGCCCAGGGCGCGGCCCTTGCCGGGAGCACCCAGCCAGGTCAGGTAGAAGCCGGTCAGCTGCCACATCGCATCCAGGCCCAGGCAGCCGGGCATCACCGGGTCGCCGATGAAGTGGCAGCCGAAGAACCACAGGTCCGGGCGGATATCCAGTTCGGCGCGTACCATGCCCTTGCCATGCGGGCCGCCGTCCTCGCGGATGTCGGTGATGCGGTCGAACATCAGCATCGGGTCGTTGGGCAGACGGCCGGCGGCGGCGCCGAACAGTTCACCGCGTGCGCTGGCCAGCAGCTGGTCGCGGTTGAACGCGTGGAGACGAGTCATGAAACGCAATCCTGGAAGCGACGAACAGGGATACAAGTGCTCGAGAATGCCCTTGGAAGCGCTGCCGATCAAACATTTCAACCGTACGCAACCGTAGTGTTTTCAATGGAATACGCGCATCCTGTTGATGTGCAACGACCATACCTCGGCGTGTGGCCCACCCACGCCGAACCCGCCCCGTACACCTGACATGACCCGACTGCGCAAGATCATCCACGTCGACATGGACGCCTTCTACGCGTCGGTGGAGCAGCGCGACGATCCCTCACTGCGCGGCAGGCCGGTGGTGGTGGCGTGGCGCGGTGCGCGCTCGGTGGTATGCGCGGCGTCCTACGAAGCGCGCGTGTTCGGCGTGCGTTCGGCGATGCCGGCGATGCGTGCCGAGCGCCTGTGCCCGGACGCGATCTTCGTGCCGCCGGACTTCGCGCGTTACAAGGCCGTGTCGCGCCAGGTGCGCGAGATTTTCCTGCGCCATACCGACCTGGTCGAGCCGCTGTCGCTGGATGAGGCCTATCTGGACGTGACCGAGCCGAAAAGTGGCATCGAGCTGGCGACCGAGATCGCACGCACGATCCGCGCACAGATCCGCGACGAGACCCAGCTGACCGCTTCAGCGGGCATCGCGCCGAACAAGTTCCTGGCCAAGATCGCCTCGGACTGGCGCAAGCCCGACGGCCAGTTCGTGATTCCACCGCAACGGGTGGACGCATTCCTGGCGCCGCTGCCGGTCAGCCGCGTGCCCGGCGTAGGCAAGGTGATGGAAGGCAAACTGACGGCGCGCGGCATCATCACCTGCGGTGACCTGCGGCAATGGGCGCTGGCGGATCTGGAGGACGCGTTCGGCAGCTTCGGCCGCAGCCTCTACAACCGTGCACGCGGCGTCGATGAACGGCCGGTGGAGCCGGACCAGCCGGTGCAGTCGATCTCTTCCGAGGACACCTTTGCCGAGGACCTGCTGCTTGAAGACCTGGGCGAGGCCATTGTGCAGCTGGCAGAGAAAACCTGGAACGCCACGCGCCGGACGGAACGCGTGGGCCACACCGTGGTGCTGAAGCTGAAGACGGCGCAGTTCCGCATCCTTACCCGCAGCTTCACCCCGGACCGCCCGCCGGAATCGATGGAGGAGCTGCGCGATGCCGCGCTGGCGCTGCGCGCGCGCGTGGACCTGCCGGCCGACACGCGCTATCGCCTGGTGGGCGTCGGCCTGGGCGGTTTCCGCGACAAGGAACCGGTGGTGCAGGGGGAGCTGTTCGAGCAGGCGTCGAACGATCCGCACCGCCCCTGACCGCGGTCCTGCCTCACGGCCACTGCATTTCGCCCTTGGCCACCTTCGCGCTCAGCTGCAGCGATTCCACGCCCTCCAGCCGCGGGTAACGCGCCTGCATCGCCTTCACCAGCGCCTGGCTGTCCTTCGCTTTGGCCGCTTCCGCGTCGAACGCACGGATGTACCCGGCGGTGAAGCGCAGCGCACTGGCGTCCAGCGCCGCCCCTTGCGCGTAATGGCCCGGTACCACCACCTGCGGCTTCAGTGCCTGCAGTCGCTGCAGGGTCTGCAGCCAGTCGGCATGCGACTTCGGGGTCTGCGTGTCGGCCATCCACACATGCTCGCCGGCGACCACGGGGATGCCACC harbors:
- the fabB gene encoding beta-ketoacyl-ACP synthase I, coding for MRRVVITGMGITSCLGNDLDTVSSALREGRAGITALADHAEAGLRSQIGGRVDLDLDALIDRKQKRFMSDAAAFAYIAMRDAIADAGLDEAQVSGLRTGLIAGSGGGSSEWQIGAVDLLRARGVRKVGPYMVPRTMCSTVSACLATAFQIKGVSYSLSAACATSAHCIGAAADMIRHGAQDIMFAGGGEDLHWSMSVMFDAMGALSTSFNDTPASASRPYDKDRDGFVIAGGGGMLVLEDYDHAVARGARIYAELIGYGVTSDGADMVAPSGEGAVRCMKMALQNVDRPLDYLNTHGTSTPLGDVTELNAIREVFGEAVPPLSSTKALSGHSLGAASVHEAIYCLLMMRDGFVAGSANISELDPAVEGFPILRESRAQVLDTVMSNSFGFGGTNAALVFGRV
- a CDS encoding ATP-binding protein, with the translated sequence MVPAPEPDLHRGVLERINAGFCVIQVMFDADRAVDYRFLEVNDAFERHTGLKDARGKCMSALEPNHESDWYRIYGEVARSGRPAQFEMEARALGRSFAVDAVRVGRPGEDKVGILFFDITARKQMELELGESEARFSALADGLPMPVWVLDERGHARFVNSAFSEFFGGDETRVPEDVWRGLVHPDDASVFEYELQEALKAQRSMHALVRARRADGQWRWLEMNARPRFSRMGRFIGLAGSSPDVTERREIELAREELLQSERAARSAAENMARLKDEFLATLSHELRTPLTTILGWSELLLQRVDNTSPLYKGLGVIANSAGAQKRLISDMLDLSSMLLGKVQLEVEVLDLRELLGEAIGAQELVAEGKALDVQLRLPEQPSLVLGDATRLQQVFWNLLSNAIKFTPAEGRIEMQLRADGKHWEVTVRDTGDGIAPEFLNHLFSRFRQADGTTTRRHGGLGLGLAIVQQLVELHGGTVTAASEGHGHGATFTVRLPQHLPDAERRPLREVISGPILEPVVVEPYPLRGMHVLAVEDQPEVLEYLRRMLEEQGATVSAASSAGEALALLADAGHLQYHVMLTDIGMPGMDGYGLVRTLREDMGVDAATLPAVAVTALARADDRRRALASGFQEHVAKPYSVAQLVAAVRKVQVPRADSALH
- a CDS encoding DUF3016 domain-containing protein, which encodes MNRSLSATLLLAAALAAGAANAAPRTVTSPDAPRTLQADGPVNVQWNDPATFTEIRQSHNRFEAERGDWVQQLARYLQTSAAKPLQAGQTLDITLVDIKRAGDYEPWHGPRANDIRVMRDIYPPRITLQYTLKDASGRIVDEGEAKLTDTGYLHTLGLRSDSDPLRYEKRLIDDWVKRQLTAQATAAR
- the dinB gene encoding DNA polymerase IV, producing MTRLRKIIHVDMDAFYASVEQRDDPSLRGRPVVVAWRGARSVVCAASYEARVFGVRSAMPAMRAERLCPDAIFVPPDFARYKAVSRQVREIFLRHTDLVEPLSLDEAYLDVTEPKSGIELATEIARTIRAQIRDETQLTASAGIAPNKFLAKIASDWRKPDGQFVIPPQRVDAFLAPLPVSRVPGVGKVMEGKLTARGIITCGDLRQWALADLEDAFGSFGRSLYNRARGVDERPVEPDQPVQSISSEDTFAEDLLLEDLGEAIVQLAEKTWNATRRTERVGHTVVLKLKTAQFRILTRSFTPDRPPESMEELRDAALALRARVDLPADTRYRLVGVGLGGFRDKEPVVQGELFEQASNDPHRP
- a CDS encoding class I SAM-dependent methyltransferase is translated as MAASDDAPLQTLLLPFSQGALRWPDGPAAFLRARDGWPLREQAGGREVHCEQSFAPFAQPLQQAAGWTVSGQLDDVAGRGRYPLVLVLPPRQREEARALFARALALAAEGGRIVACQSNNEGARSGEGDLKQLAGLGGSLTKNHCRVYWTPPLQGQHDADLAKRWSALDAVRPIVGGRFLSRPGVFAWDRIDPASALLAEHLPADLAGRAADLGAGYGYLSRELLERCPKITALDLYEAEQRALALAELNLAPPPRPLPLRFLWRDVTAGIEPGYDVIISNPPFHTPSRADRPDIGQRFIAVAAQALRPGGRLYVVANRHLPYEHTLNDSFGAVRVVAERDGFKLVEAVKGKGR
- the fabA gene encoding 3-hydroxyacyl-[acyl-carrier-protein] dehydratase FabA, giving the protein MTRLHAFNRDQLLASARGELFGAAAGRLPNDPMLMFDRITDIREDGGPHGKGMVRAELDIRPDLWFFGCHFIGDPVMPGCLGLDAMWQLTGFYLTWLGAPGKGRALGCGEVKFTGQVLPDAKRVRYEIDITRVINRKLVMAQSDARMYVDDREIYNARDLRVGLFTETGSF
- the alr gene encoding alanine racemase, with the protein product MRPARALIDLHALRSNYRLARELGGGKALAIIKADAYGHGAVRCAQALEDEADGFGVATIEEALELRKAGIRAPILLLEGIFEASEMALVAEHSLWFSVGSPWQLEALAAFDSPHPLTVWLKLDSGMHRLGLDVETFRAAHARLQAMPQVERIVLMTHLARADELDSERTHEQAATFARAIEGLQGETSVCNSPALLGWPDVRSDWVRPGLMLYGANPMPDDTDLTARLRPVMTMQSKVIAERWIEAGEPVGYGARFVAKARTRVGVVALGYADGYPQFAPNGTPVLIDDQPGVLIGRVSMDMLTVDLTAHAQAGVGSVVELWGQAPTLSELAPRCGVSAYQLPCAVKRVARVYRD
- a CDS encoding HAD family hydrolase; amino-acid sequence: MTVIAALPFLPDAVIFDMDGLMIDSERVSIACWCEAAEAFGLPLDASFFVRMVGLGDRDSQSLLRQQGVEDSVIEAMALRCHDLYEQRTQTGLPLRPGILELLELLKAHAIPRAVATTTRQPRANRKLGAAGLLPYFDAVITSGDVARPKPAPDIYLLAAQRLGQAPERCLALEDSPAGTRAALAAGMTVIQVPDLVHPDEELRALGHRIVGSLRDAHALLLPLLPRPA
- a CDS encoding DUF3247 family protein, which encodes MSRIAPRIHTDPAQIARLEALLPQLDGETQVELTLLDGRRLLGTVAVRPTVQQYRNDAGDEGSNGQLRLDDYDTPVQQHHVWLDEIASIRQLPPRTT
- a CDS encoding pseudouridine synthase; translation: MKLVKHIANLGYGSRKQVQWMFREGRITDADGEVLYADDQVPHEAVRVDGEPLDPPPGLSIALHKPAGYTCSTKDTGRLIYDLLPPRFRDRDPVLSTVGRLDRDTSGLLLLTDDGGLLHRIISPKSKLPKIYEVELAQDLRGDEVALFASGTLMLESEKTALLPAELEVLGPRKARLVLHEGRYHQVRRMFAATGNHVQALHRSRVGGLDLEGLAEGQWRLLTSTDLDTLFAP